Proteins from one Archocentrus centrarchus isolate MPI-CPG fArcCen1 chromosome 8, fArcCen1, whole genome shotgun sequence genomic window:
- the LOC115784233 gene encoding interferon a3-like: MKLRLFLFQGDQLTAQDTSAPALRFPRNLYKNIRKSEVESKLVFIRDSLKLISCLYRHDNLSSAPWDADRTERFLTVIHRQITEVNACVSPSRAADSSLKRYYGRLANSTVSCAGCSTASWDLLRMETKLRLDQLELLVASIIRGSAAPSRRRSAAQQQHNSNYDTASEDSGDCF, translated from the exons ATGAAGCTCCgtctcttcctgtttcaggGCGATCAGCTGACTGCACAGGACACTTCAGCGCCTGCGCTTCGTTTCCCCAGAAATCTCTACAAGAACATCAGAAAGTCTGAG GTGGAGTCAAAGCTGGTTTTCATCAGAGACAGTCTCAAGCTCATTTCCTGTCTGTATCGCCATGACAACCTGTCCTCCGCTCCCTGGGACGCCGACAGGACCGAGCGCTTCCTGACGGTCATCCACAGACAGATAACGGAAGTGAACGCGTGC GTGTCGCCGAGCAGAGCAGCGGACAGCAGTCTGAAGCGCTACTACGGGAGACTGGCCAATAGTACTGTGTCCTGCGCT GGTTGCAGTACTGCGTCGTGGGATCTGCTCAGGATGGAGACCAAACTGCGCCTGGATCAGCTGGAGCTGCTCGTGGCCTCCATCATCAGAGGTTCAGCTGCTCCCAGCAGGAGGCGCTCTGCAGCacaacagcagcacaacagCAACTATGACACAGCGTCTGAGGACTCTGGAGACTGTTTCTGA